The sequence CCGCCCTCGCGGATCGCAAAGCGCAAGCCCTCTTCAGCCGCGATCGGCGTGATCAGCTCCACCGTCATCTTCACGTTGTCCCCGGGCATCACCATCTCCACGCCATCGGGCAGGGTGATCGAACCCGTCACGTCGGTCGTG comes from Candidatus Eremiobacteraceae bacterium and encodes:
- the tuf gene encoding elongation factor Tu (EF-Tu; promotes GTP-dependent binding of aminoacyl-tRNA to the A-site of ribosomes during protein biosynthesis; when the tRNA anticodon matches the mRNA codon, GTP hydrolysis results; the inactive EF-Tu-GDP leaves the ribosome and release of GDP is promoted by elongation factor Ts; many prokaryotes have two copies of the gene encoding EF-Tu), with product TTDVTGSITLPDGVEMVMPGDNVKMTVELITPIAAEEGLRFAIREGGRTVGAGVVTKVIE